The following are encoded in a window of Kogia breviceps isolate mKogBre1 chromosome 12, mKogBre1 haplotype 1, whole genome shotgun sequence genomic DNA:
- the KCNH3 gene encoding potassium voltage-gated channel subfamily H member 3 isoform X4, whose protein sequence is MPAMRGLLAPQNTFLDTIATRFDGTHSNFVLGNAQVAGLFPVVYCSDGFCDLTGFSRAEVMQRGCACSFLYGPDTSELVRQQICKALDEHKEFKAELILYRKSGLPFWCLLDVIPIKNEKGEVALFLVSHKDISDTKNRGGPDSWKETGGGRRRYGRGGAKGFNANRRRSRAVLYHLSGHLQKQPKGKHKLNKGVFGEKPNLPEYKVAAIRKSPFILLHCGALRATWDGFILLATLYVAVTVPYSVCVSTAREPSAARGPPSVCDLAVEVLFILDIVLNFRTTFVSKSGQVVFAPKSICLHYVSTWFLLDVIAALPFDLLHAFKVNVYFGAHLLKTLRLLRLLRLLPRLDRYSQYSAVVLTLLMAVFALLAHWVACIWFYIGQREIESSASELPEIGWLQELARRLETPYYLVGRSPAIGNSSGQSDNCSSSGSEANRTGPELLGGPSLRSAYITSLYFALSSLTSVGFGNVSANTDTEKIFSICTMLIGALMHAVVFGNVTAIIQRMYARRFLYHSRTRDLRDYIRIHRIPKPLKQRMLEYFQATWAVNNGIDTTELLQSLPDELRADIAMHLHKEVLQLPLFEAASRGCLRALSLALRPAFCTPGEYLIHQGDALQALYFVCSGSMEVLKGSTVLAILGKGDLIGCELPRREQVVKANADVKGLTYCVLQCLQLAGLHESLALYPEFAPRFSRVLRGELSYNLGAGGGPAEVDTSSLSGDNTLMSTLEEKETDGEQGPAASPAPADEPSSPLLSPSCTSSSSAAKLLSPQRTAPRPPLGGRGRPARAGALQAEAGPSAHPRSLEGLRLPSVPWNVSPDLSPRVVDGIEDGCGSDQPKFSFRVRRSGPECSSSPSPGPGPARPVWSALSGWRPGPRAVFIHQPWLVTPPYCPQRTACSLSPLGPAR, encoded by the exons ATGCCGGCCATGCGGGGACTCCTGGCGCCGCAGAACACCTTCCTGGACACCATCGCCACGCGCTTCGACGGCACGC ACAGTAACTTCGTGCTGGGCAACGCCCAGGTGGCGGGGCTCTTCCCCGTGGTCTACTGCTCTGATGGCTTCTGCGACCTCACGGGTTTCTCCCGGGCCGAGGTCATGCAGCGGGGCTGTGCCTGCTCCTTCCTCTATGGGCCAGACACCAGTGAGCTCGTCCGCCAACAGATCTGCAAGGCCCTGGATGAGCACAAGGAGTTCAAGGCCGAGCTGATCCTGTACCGGAAGAGCG GGCTCCCGTTCTGGTGTCTCCTGGATGTGATACCCATAAAGAATGAGAAAGGGGAGGTGGCCCTCTTCCTGGTCTCTCACAAGGATATCAGTGATACCAAGAACCGAGGGGGCCCCGACAGCTGGAAGGAGACAG GTGGTGGCCGACGCCGATATGGCCGGGGAGGGGCCAAAGGCTTCAATGCCAACCGGCGGCGGAGCCGGGCTGTGCTCTACCACCTGTCTGGGCACCTACAGAAGCAGCCCAAGGGCAAGCACAAGCTCAATAAG GGGGTGTTTGGAGAGAAGCCAAATTTGCCCGAGTACAAAGTAGCTGCCATTCGGAAGTCACCCTTCATCCTGCTGCACTGTGGGGCACTGAGGGCCACGTGGGACGGCTTCATCCTGCTCGCCACCCTCTACGTGGCTGTCACCGTGCCCTACAGCGTGTGCGTGAGCACAGCCCGTGAGCCCAGTGCCGCCCGTGGCCCCCCCAGCGTCTGCGACCTGGCCGTGGAGGTCCTCTTCATTCTTG ACATTGTGCTGAATTTCCGCACCACGTTCGTGTCCAAGTCGGGCCAGGTGGTGTTTGCCCCAAAGTCCATTTGCCTCCACTACGTTAGCACCTGGTTCCTGCTGGATGTCATTGCGGCGCTGCCCTTCGACCTGCTACATGCCTTCAAGGTCAACGTG TACTTCGGGGCGCATCTGCTGAAGACGCTGCGCCTGCTGCGCCTGCTGCGCCTCCTCCCGCGGTTGGACCGCTACTCGCAGTACAGCGCCGTGGTGCTGACCCTGCTCATGGCCGTGTTCGCCCTGCTCGCCCACTGGGTCGCCTGCATCTGGTTCTACATCGGCCAGCGGGAAATCGAGAGCAGCGCCTCCGAGCTGCCTGAGATCG gctggctGCAGGAGCTGGCCCGCCGACTGGAGACCCCCTACTACCTGGTGGGCCGGAGCCCAGCTATAGGGAACAGCTCTGGCCAGAGTGACAACTGTAGCAGTAGCGGCAGCGAGGCCAACAGGACGGGGCCCGAGCTCCTGGGCGGCCCCTCACTGCGCAGCGCCTACATCACCTCCCTCTACTTCGCACTCAGCAGCCTCACCAGCGTGGGCTTCGGCAACGTGTCTGCCAACACGGACACGGAGAAGATCTTCTCCATCTGCACCATGCTCATCGGCG ccctgatGCACGCGGTGGTGTTTGGGAACGTGACGGCCATCATCCAGCGCATGTACGCCCGCCGCTTTCTGTACCACAGCCGCACCCGCGACCTGCGCGACTACATCCGCATCCACCGCATCCCCAAGCCCCTCAAGCAGCGCATGCTCGAGTACTTCCAGGCGACCTGGGCGGTGAACAACGGTATCGACACCACCGAG CTGTTGCAGAGCCTCCCGGACGAACTCCGCGCAGACATTGCCATGCACCTTCACAAGGAGGTCCTGCAGCTGCCCCTGTTTGAGGCGGCGAGCCGCGGCTGCCTGCGGGCGCTGTCCCTGGCCCTGCGGCCCGCCTTTTGCACGCCTGGCGAGTATCTCATCCACCAAGGCGACGCCCTCCAGGCCCTCTACTTCGTCTGCTCTGGCTCCATGGAGGTGCTCAAGGGCAGCACCGTGCTCGCCATCTTAG GGAAGGGTGACCTGATTGGCTGTGAGCTGCCCCGGCGTGAGCAGGTGGTCAAGGCCAACGCTGATGTGAAGGGGCTGACGTACTGCGTCCTGCAGTGTCtgcagctggctggcctgcacGAGAGCCTTGCGCTGTACCCCGAGTTCGCCCCCCGCTTCAGCAGGGTCCTCCGAGGGGAGCTCAGCTACAACCTGGGTGCTGGCGGAGGCCCCGCAGAG GTGGACACCAGCTCCCTGAGTGGCGACAACACCCTCATGTCCACACTGGAGGAGAAGGAGACGGACGGGGAGCAGGGCCCCGCAGCCTCGCCAGCCCCAGCCGATGAGCCCTCCAGCCCCCTGCTGTCCCCCAGCTGCACCTCGTCCTCCTCGGCCGCCAAGCTGCTATCACCGCAACGAACGGCGCCCCGGCCCCCGCTGGGTGGCAGAGGGCGGCCGGCCAGGGCAGGAGCTTTGCAGGCTGAGGCCGGCCCCTCTGCTCACCCTCGGAGCTTAGAGGGGCTGCGGCTGCCCTCTGTGCCATGGAACGTATCCCCAGATCTGAGCCCCAG GGTAGTAGATGGCATTGAGGACGGCTGTGGCTCTGACCAGCCCAAGTTCTCTTTCCGGGTGAGGCGGTCTGGCCCAGAATGTAGCAGCAGCCCCTCTCCCGGACCAG GCCCGGCCAGGCCAGTATGGTCTGCGCTAAGCGGGTGGAGGCCTGGACCCCGTGCTGTCTTCATTCACCAGCCCTGGCTGGTAACCCCACCCTACTGTCCACAGAGAACAGCCTGCTCACTGTCCCCCTTGGGCCCAGCGAGGTGA
- the KCNH3 gene encoding potassium voltage-gated channel subfamily H member 3 isoform X1, giving the protein MPAMRGLLAPQNTFLDTIATRFDGTHSNFVLGNAQVAGLFPVVYCSDGFCDLTGFSRAEVMQRGCACSFLYGPDTSELVRQQICKALDEHKEFKAELILYRKSGLPFWCLLDVIPIKNEKGEVALFLVSHKDISDTKNRGGPDSWKETGGGRRRYGRGGAKGFNANRRRSRAVLYHLSGHLQKQPKGKHKLNKGVFGEKPNLPEYKVAAIRKSPFILLHCGALRATWDGFILLATLYVAVTVPYSVCVSTAREPSAARGPPSVCDLAVEVLFILDIVLNFRTTFVSKSGQVVFAPKSICLHYVSTWFLLDVIAALPFDLLHAFKVNVYFGAHLLKTLRLLRLLRLLPRLDRYSQYSAVVLTLLMAVFALLAHWVACIWFYIGQREIESSASELPEIGWLQELARRLETPYYLVGRSPAIGNSSGQSDNCSSSGSEANRTGPELLGGPSLRSAYITSLYFALSSLTSVGFGNVSANTDTEKIFSICTMLIGALMHAVVFGNVTAIIQRMYARRFLYHSRTRDLRDYIRIHRIPKPLKQRMLEYFQATWAVNNGIDTTELLQSLPDELRADIAMHLHKEVLQLPLFEAASRGCLRALSLALRPAFCTPGEYLIHQGDALQALYFVCSGSMEVLKGSTVLAILGKGDLIGCELPRREQVVKANADVKGLTYCVLQCLQLAGLHESLALYPEFAPRFSRVLRGELSYNLGAGGGPAEVDTSSLSGDNTLMSTLEEKETDGEQGPAASPAPADEPSSPLLSPSCTSSSSAAKLLSPQRTAPRPPLGGRGRPARAGALQAEAGPSAHPRSLEGLRLPSVPWNVSPDLSPRVVDGIEDGCGSDQPKFSFRVRRSGPECSSSPSPGPENSLLTVPLGPSEVRNTDMLDKLRQAVMELSEQVLQMREGLQSLRQAVQLILAPHGEGPCPRASGEGPCQASASGLLQPLCVDTGTSSYCLQPPAGSVLSGTRPQPRPGPPPLMAPWPWGPPASQSSPWPQTTAFWTSTSDSEPPGSGELCPEPSTPGPPPPEEGARTGPPEPMNQAEAASTGEPPPGSGGLALPWEPHSLEMVLIGCHGSGTVQWTQEEGTGV; this is encoded by the exons ATGCCGGCCATGCGGGGACTCCTGGCGCCGCAGAACACCTTCCTGGACACCATCGCCACGCGCTTCGACGGCACGC ACAGTAACTTCGTGCTGGGCAACGCCCAGGTGGCGGGGCTCTTCCCCGTGGTCTACTGCTCTGATGGCTTCTGCGACCTCACGGGTTTCTCCCGGGCCGAGGTCATGCAGCGGGGCTGTGCCTGCTCCTTCCTCTATGGGCCAGACACCAGTGAGCTCGTCCGCCAACAGATCTGCAAGGCCCTGGATGAGCACAAGGAGTTCAAGGCCGAGCTGATCCTGTACCGGAAGAGCG GGCTCCCGTTCTGGTGTCTCCTGGATGTGATACCCATAAAGAATGAGAAAGGGGAGGTGGCCCTCTTCCTGGTCTCTCACAAGGATATCAGTGATACCAAGAACCGAGGGGGCCCCGACAGCTGGAAGGAGACAG GTGGTGGCCGACGCCGATATGGCCGGGGAGGGGCCAAAGGCTTCAATGCCAACCGGCGGCGGAGCCGGGCTGTGCTCTACCACCTGTCTGGGCACCTACAGAAGCAGCCCAAGGGCAAGCACAAGCTCAATAAG GGGGTGTTTGGAGAGAAGCCAAATTTGCCCGAGTACAAAGTAGCTGCCATTCGGAAGTCACCCTTCATCCTGCTGCACTGTGGGGCACTGAGGGCCACGTGGGACGGCTTCATCCTGCTCGCCACCCTCTACGTGGCTGTCACCGTGCCCTACAGCGTGTGCGTGAGCACAGCCCGTGAGCCCAGTGCCGCCCGTGGCCCCCCCAGCGTCTGCGACCTGGCCGTGGAGGTCCTCTTCATTCTTG ACATTGTGCTGAATTTCCGCACCACGTTCGTGTCCAAGTCGGGCCAGGTGGTGTTTGCCCCAAAGTCCATTTGCCTCCACTACGTTAGCACCTGGTTCCTGCTGGATGTCATTGCGGCGCTGCCCTTCGACCTGCTACATGCCTTCAAGGTCAACGTG TACTTCGGGGCGCATCTGCTGAAGACGCTGCGCCTGCTGCGCCTGCTGCGCCTCCTCCCGCGGTTGGACCGCTACTCGCAGTACAGCGCCGTGGTGCTGACCCTGCTCATGGCCGTGTTCGCCCTGCTCGCCCACTGGGTCGCCTGCATCTGGTTCTACATCGGCCAGCGGGAAATCGAGAGCAGCGCCTCCGAGCTGCCTGAGATCG gctggctGCAGGAGCTGGCCCGCCGACTGGAGACCCCCTACTACCTGGTGGGCCGGAGCCCAGCTATAGGGAACAGCTCTGGCCAGAGTGACAACTGTAGCAGTAGCGGCAGCGAGGCCAACAGGACGGGGCCCGAGCTCCTGGGCGGCCCCTCACTGCGCAGCGCCTACATCACCTCCCTCTACTTCGCACTCAGCAGCCTCACCAGCGTGGGCTTCGGCAACGTGTCTGCCAACACGGACACGGAGAAGATCTTCTCCATCTGCACCATGCTCATCGGCG ccctgatGCACGCGGTGGTGTTTGGGAACGTGACGGCCATCATCCAGCGCATGTACGCCCGCCGCTTTCTGTACCACAGCCGCACCCGCGACCTGCGCGACTACATCCGCATCCACCGCATCCCCAAGCCCCTCAAGCAGCGCATGCTCGAGTACTTCCAGGCGACCTGGGCGGTGAACAACGGTATCGACACCACCGAG CTGTTGCAGAGCCTCCCGGACGAACTCCGCGCAGACATTGCCATGCACCTTCACAAGGAGGTCCTGCAGCTGCCCCTGTTTGAGGCGGCGAGCCGCGGCTGCCTGCGGGCGCTGTCCCTGGCCCTGCGGCCCGCCTTTTGCACGCCTGGCGAGTATCTCATCCACCAAGGCGACGCCCTCCAGGCCCTCTACTTCGTCTGCTCTGGCTCCATGGAGGTGCTCAAGGGCAGCACCGTGCTCGCCATCTTAG GGAAGGGTGACCTGATTGGCTGTGAGCTGCCCCGGCGTGAGCAGGTGGTCAAGGCCAACGCTGATGTGAAGGGGCTGACGTACTGCGTCCTGCAGTGTCtgcagctggctggcctgcacGAGAGCCTTGCGCTGTACCCCGAGTTCGCCCCCCGCTTCAGCAGGGTCCTCCGAGGGGAGCTCAGCTACAACCTGGGTGCTGGCGGAGGCCCCGCAGAG GTGGACACCAGCTCCCTGAGTGGCGACAACACCCTCATGTCCACACTGGAGGAGAAGGAGACGGACGGGGAGCAGGGCCCCGCAGCCTCGCCAGCCCCAGCCGATGAGCCCTCCAGCCCCCTGCTGTCCCCCAGCTGCACCTCGTCCTCCTCGGCCGCCAAGCTGCTATCACCGCAACGAACGGCGCCCCGGCCCCCGCTGGGTGGCAGAGGGCGGCCGGCCAGGGCAGGAGCTTTGCAGGCTGAGGCCGGCCCCTCTGCTCACCCTCGGAGCTTAGAGGGGCTGCGGCTGCCCTCTGTGCCATGGAACGTATCCCCAGATCTGAGCCCCAG GGTAGTAGATGGCATTGAGGACGGCTGTGGCTCTGACCAGCCCAAGTTCTCTTTCCGGGTGAGGCGGTCTGGCCCAGAATGTAGCAGCAGCCCCTCTCCCGGACCAG AGAACAGCCTGCTCACTGTCCCCCTTGGGCCCAGCGAGGTGAGGAACACAGACATGCTGGACAAGCTTCGGCAGGCG GTGATGGAGCTGTCTGAGCAGGTGCTGCAGATGCGGGAGGGGCTGCAGTCCCTTCGCCAGGCTGTGCAGCTCATCCTGGCACCCCACGGGGAGGGCCCGTGCCCTCGGGCGTCGGGAGAGGGGCCCTGCCAGGCCAGCGCCTCTGGGCTTCTGCAGCCTCTGTGTGTGGACACTGGGACTTCCTCCTACTGCCTGCAGCCCCCAGCTGGCTCTGTCTTGAGTGGTACCCGGCCCCAACCTCGTCCAGGGCCCCCTCCCCTCATGGCACCCTGGCCCTGGGGCCCCCCGGCGTCTCAGAGCTCCCCCTGGCCTCAGACCACAGCTTTTTGGACCTCCACCTCTGACTCAGAGCCCCCAGGCTCAGGAGAACTCTGCCCCGAGCCCAGCACCCCAGGCCCACCGCCTCCTGAGGAAGGGGCTAGGACTGGGCCCCCGGAGCCCATGAACCAGGCCGAGGCTGCCAGTACTGGAGAGCCCCCGCCAGGGTCAGGGGGCCTGGCCTTGCCCTGGGAACCCCATAGCCTGGAGATGGTGCTTATTGGCTGCCACGGCTCTGGCACAGTCCAGTGGACCCAGGAAGAAGGCACAGGGGTCTGA
- the KCNH3 gene encoding potassium voltage-gated channel subfamily H member 3 isoform X3, with product MPAMRGLLAPQNTFLDTIATRFDGTHSNFVLGNAQVAGLFPVVYCSDGFCDLTGFSRAEVMQRGCACSFLYGPDTSELVRQQICKALDEHKEFKAELILYRKSGLPFWCLLDVIPIKNEKGEVALFLVSHKDISDTKNRGGPDSWKETGGGRRRYGRGGAKGFNANRRRSRAVLYHLSGHLQKQPKGKHKLNKGVFGEKPNLPEYKVAAIRKSPFILLHCGALRATWDGFILLATLYVAVTVPYSVCVSTAREPSAARGPPSVCDLAVEVLFILDIVLNFRTTFVSKSGQVVFAPKSICLHYVSTWFLLDVIAALPFDLLHAFKVNVYFGAHLLKTLRLLRLLRLLPRLDRYSQYSAVVLTLLMAVFALLAHWVACIWFYIGQREIESSASELPEIGWLQELARRLETPYYLVGRSPAIGNSSGQSDNCSSSGSEANRTGPELLGGPSLRSAYITSLYFALSSLTSVGFGNVSANTDTEKIFSICTMLIGALMHAVVFGNVTAIIQRMYARRFLYHSRTRDLRDYIRIHRIPKPLKQRMLEYFQATWAVNNGIDTTELLQSLPDELRADIAMHLHKEVLQLPLFEAASRGCLRALSLALRPAFCTPGEYLIHQGDALQALYFVCSGSMEVLKGSTVLAILGKGDLIGCELPRREQVVKANADVKGLTYCVLQCLQLAGLHESLALYPEFAPRFSRVLRGELSYNLGAGGGPAEVDTSSLSGDNTLMSTLEEKETDGEQGPAASPAPADEPSSPLLSPSCTSSSSAAKLLSPQRTAPRPPLGGRGRPARAGALQAEAGPSAHPRSLEGLRLPSVPWNVSPDLSPRVVDGIEDGCGSDQPKFSFRVRRSGPECSSSPSPGPAGPARPVWSALSGWRPGPRAVFIHQPWLVTPPYCPQRTACSLSPLGPAR from the exons ATGCCGGCCATGCGGGGACTCCTGGCGCCGCAGAACACCTTCCTGGACACCATCGCCACGCGCTTCGACGGCACGC ACAGTAACTTCGTGCTGGGCAACGCCCAGGTGGCGGGGCTCTTCCCCGTGGTCTACTGCTCTGATGGCTTCTGCGACCTCACGGGTTTCTCCCGGGCCGAGGTCATGCAGCGGGGCTGTGCCTGCTCCTTCCTCTATGGGCCAGACACCAGTGAGCTCGTCCGCCAACAGATCTGCAAGGCCCTGGATGAGCACAAGGAGTTCAAGGCCGAGCTGATCCTGTACCGGAAGAGCG GGCTCCCGTTCTGGTGTCTCCTGGATGTGATACCCATAAAGAATGAGAAAGGGGAGGTGGCCCTCTTCCTGGTCTCTCACAAGGATATCAGTGATACCAAGAACCGAGGGGGCCCCGACAGCTGGAAGGAGACAG GTGGTGGCCGACGCCGATATGGCCGGGGAGGGGCCAAAGGCTTCAATGCCAACCGGCGGCGGAGCCGGGCTGTGCTCTACCACCTGTCTGGGCACCTACAGAAGCAGCCCAAGGGCAAGCACAAGCTCAATAAG GGGGTGTTTGGAGAGAAGCCAAATTTGCCCGAGTACAAAGTAGCTGCCATTCGGAAGTCACCCTTCATCCTGCTGCACTGTGGGGCACTGAGGGCCACGTGGGACGGCTTCATCCTGCTCGCCACCCTCTACGTGGCTGTCACCGTGCCCTACAGCGTGTGCGTGAGCACAGCCCGTGAGCCCAGTGCCGCCCGTGGCCCCCCCAGCGTCTGCGACCTGGCCGTGGAGGTCCTCTTCATTCTTG ACATTGTGCTGAATTTCCGCACCACGTTCGTGTCCAAGTCGGGCCAGGTGGTGTTTGCCCCAAAGTCCATTTGCCTCCACTACGTTAGCACCTGGTTCCTGCTGGATGTCATTGCGGCGCTGCCCTTCGACCTGCTACATGCCTTCAAGGTCAACGTG TACTTCGGGGCGCATCTGCTGAAGACGCTGCGCCTGCTGCGCCTGCTGCGCCTCCTCCCGCGGTTGGACCGCTACTCGCAGTACAGCGCCGTGGTGCTGACCCTGCTCATGGCCGTGTTCGCCCTGCTCGCCCACTGGGTCGCCTGCATCTGGTTCTACATCGGCCAGCGGGAAATCGAGAGCAGCGCCTCCGAGCTGCCTGAGATCG gctggctGCAGGAGCTGGCCCGCCGACTGGAGACCCCCTACTACCTGGTGGGCCGGAGCCCAGCTATAGGGAACAGCTCTGGCCAGAGTGACAACTGTAGCAGTAGCGGCAGCGAGGCCAACAGGACGGGGCCCGAGCTCCTGGGCGGCCCCTCACTGCGCAGCGCCTACATCACCTCCCTCTACTTCGCACTCAGCAGCCTCACCAGCGTGGGCTTCGGCAACGTGTCTGCCAACACGGACACGGAGAAGATCTTCTCCATCTGCACCATGCTCATCGGCG ccctgatGCACGCGGTGGTGTTTGGGAACGTGACGGCCATCATCCAGCGCATGTACGCCCGCCGCTTTCTGTACCACAGCCGCACCCGCGACCTGCGCGACTACATCCGCATCCACCGCATCCCCAAGCCCCTCAAGCAGCGCATGCTCGAGTACTTCCAGGCGACCTGGGCGGTGAACAACGGTATCGACACCACCGAG CTGTTGCAGAGCCTCCCGGACGAACTCCGCGCAGACATTGCCATGCACCTTCACAAGGAGGTCCTGCAGCTGCCCCTGTTTGAGGCGGCGAGCCGCGGCTGCCTGCGGGCGCTGTCCCTGGCCCTGCGGCCCGCCTTTTGCACGCCTGGCGAGTATCTCATCCACCAAGGCGACGCCCTCCAGGCCCTCTACTTCGTCTGCTCTGGCTCCATGGAGGTGCTCAAGGGCAGCACCGTGCTCGCCATCTTAG GGAAGGGTGACCTGATTGGCTGTGAGCTGCCCCGGCGTGAGCAGGTGGTCAAGGCCAACGCTGATGTGAAGGGGCTGACGTACTGCGTCCTGCAGTGTCtgcagctggctggcctgcacGAGAGCCTTGCGCTGTACCCCGAGTTCGCCCCCCGCTTCAGCAGGGTCCTCCGAGGGGAGCTCAGCTACAACCTGGGTGCTGGCGGAGGCCCCGCAGAG GTGGACACCAGCTCCCTGAGTGGCGACAACACCCTCATGTCCACACTGGAGGAGAAGGAGACGGACGGGGAGCAGGGCCCCGCAGCCTCGCCAGCCCCAGCCGATGAGCCCTCCAGCCCCCTGCTGTCCCCCAGCTGCACCTCGTCCTCCTCGGCCGCCAAGCTGCTATCACCGCAACGAACGGCGCCCCGGCCCCCGCTGGGTGGCAGAGGGCGGCCGGCCAGGGCAGGAGCTTTGCAGGCTGAGGCCGGCCCCTCTGCTCACCCTCGGAGCTTAGAGGGGCTGCGGCTGCCCTCTGTGCCATGGAACGTATCCCCAGATCTGAGCCCCAG GGTAGTAGATGGCATTGAGGACGGCTGTGGCTCTGACCAGCCCAAGTTCTCTTTCCGGGTGAGGCGGTCTGGCCCAGAATGTAGCAGCAGCCCCTCTCCCGGACCAG CAGGCCCGGCCAGGCCAGTATGGTCTGCGCTAAGCGGGTGGAGGCCTGGACCCCGTGCTGTCTTCATTCACCAGCCCTGGCTGGTAACCCCACCCTACTGTCCACAGAGAACAGCCTGCTCACTGTCCCCCTTGGGCCCAGCGAGGTGA